In one Cytophagales bacterium genomic region, the following are encoded:
- a CDS encoding serine hydrolase — protein sequence MRHTLCAMLIIVFTDVRSQENWVDSVFKSMNAGQRIGQLFMVAAYSNSGETHYKAIEQLIKNNHIGGLIFFQGTPYQQAKLTNRYQSISKVPLLIAMDAEWGLGMRLDSAISFPRQMTLGAIQDNQYIYRMGADIARQCKRIGVHVNLAPVVDINSNPGNPVIGPRSFGENKENVTMKGIAYMKGLQENAVIANAKHFPGHGDTDTDSHLTLPVINHSKERLDEIELYPFKKLMQEGLMSVMVAHLHVPAYDDTLNRATTLSKTVVTGLLKNKLGFRGLIFTDALNMKGVSQFYKPGEVDLKALLAGNDVLLFSEKVSLAIKKIKQAIRKGMISQEEIDKRVKKILRAKYWVGLHAKKGIKEIGEIKEIGEIKADNFHSIDLNYIYEDLNNPHAKLLQQELFEKALTLVKNQDDLIPIKILDTNSFASVAIGLSHLIKGELNGVNEFQKMLSNYAPFHHFSISKKAREETYNDLLNEASKYKVVVVSIHKMNNKNSAGYGISQKAKDFIKQIKEKTKVILVVFGNPYSLKYFEDSKWLVCAYEDNAVTQKVVSQLLFGAIQANGRLPVSASSKFKEGTGLFTEKLKRLRVTFPESVGMNSETLQKIDSIVLEAIADSAMPGCQVLIAKDGAVIFNRSYGYHTYDKKRPVTYQTIYDVASITKVAGTLQAIMFLKEHGLLNMDAKASKYLPELKGTNKKDLTIRHIITHQAGLIPYIEYWKRTVDSSGMLSDSFYSKIKSEKFCNLVAFRMKAGMATTDGKVPTLEGNLFSIAAMEDSLWKWTINSEMRKKKRRRRYKYGYKYSDLGFYIMKQIAEKLLNQSIESFLEQNFYAPLGLHSLTYQPLDKFGIENIAPTERDTNFRKTLVWGTVHDPGAAMIGGVAGHAGIFSNANSLAVLMQMNMQHGYYGGMRYLAPATIPEFTARQFKKNRRGLGWDKPDPDGHGPTSNFASAHTYGHSGFTGTCVWVDPDRQLIYVFLSNRVYPDAFNTKLITKNIRTRIHNVIYRAME from the coding sequence ATGCGCCATACGCTATGCGCTATGCTCATCATTGTTTTTACTGACGTTAGATCCCAGGAAAATTGGGTTGACAGTGTTTTTAAGAGCATGAATGCCGGGCAACGTATCGGCCAGCTTTTTATGGTTGCAGCTTATTCCAATAGTGGCGAGACCCATTATAAAGCAATTGAGCAATTAATTAAAAACAATCACATAGGTGGTTTGATATTTTTTCAGGGTACGCCTTACCAGCAAGCGAAGTTGACAAATCGTTATCAATCCATTTCTAAAGTTCCGCTGCTGATTGCCATGGATGCAGAATGGGGGCTTGGGATGCGTCTTGACAGTGCCATAAGTTTCCCCAGGCAAATGACGCTTGGTGCAATCCAGGATAATCAATACATCTACCGGATGGGTGCGGATATCGCACGGCAATGTAAGCGGATAGGGGTCCATGTTAACCTGGCTCCTGTAGTGGATATAAACAGCAACCCCGGCAATCCTGTCATCGGCCCACGATCATTTGGAGAGAATAAGGAGAACGTGACAATGAAAGGCATTGCTTATATGAAAGGATTACAGGAGAACGCTGTAATAGCAAATGCCAAGCATTTTCCCGGCCACGGTGATACAGACACCGATTCGCACCTTACCCTCCCGGTTATCAATCATTCTAAAGAGCGGCTTGATGAAATAGAACTTTATCCTTTTAAAAAATTAATGCAGGAAGGATTGATGAGTGTAATGGTAGCACATTTACACGTCCCCGCTTATGATGATACTTTAAACAGGGCTACCACACTTTCCAAAACTGTCGTTACCGGTCTGTTAAAAAATAAGCTCGGTTTCAGAGGCCTGATTTTTACGGATGCTTTAAACATGAAAGGAGTAAGCCAGTTTTATAAACCCGGTGAAGTTGACCTGAAAGCTTTACTGGCTGGCAATGATGTGCTTTTATTTTCTGAAAAAGTCTCTTTAGCGATTAAAAAGATCAAACAAGCGATCAGGAAAGGAATGATCTCCCAGGAAGAAATTGATAAGCGGGTGAAAAAGATACTGAGAGCAAAATATTGGGTGGGGTTGCATGCAAAAAAGGGAATAAAGGAAATAGGGGAAATAAAGGAAATAGGGGAAATAAAGGCAGATAATTTTCACTCAATAGATTTAAATTATATATATGAAGATTTGAATAATCCTCATGCAAAATTGTTACAGCAAGAGTTATTTGAGAAAGCGCTTACATTAGTAAAAAATCAGGATGATTTGATCCCCATTAAGATATTAGATACCAACAGTTTCGCCTCAGTTGCAATTGGTCTTTCCCACCTTATTAAGGGAGAATTAAACGGAGTTAATGAATTTCAAAAAATGCTGAGCAATTATGCCCCATTTCACCATTTCAGTATTTCAAAAAAAGCCCGGGAAGAAACTTATAATGATCTTTTAAATGAAGCGTCTAAATATAAGGTAGTGGTCGTAAGCATACACAAAATGAATAATAAGAATTCTGCAGGATATGGAATAAGCCAAAAAGCAAAGGATTTCATAAAGCAAATCAAGGAAAAAACAAAAGTTATCCTGGTGGTTTTTGGCAATCCATACAGCCTGAAATATTTTGAAGACAGCAAATGGCTGGTTTGTGCCTATGAGGATAATGCTGTTACTCAAAAAGTGGTTTCTCAATTGTTGTTTGGCGCCATACAGGCAAACGGGAGGCTACCTGTTTCCGCTTCTTCAAAATTTAAAGAGGGCACAGGGTTGTTCACAGAAAAATTAAAAAGGTTAAGGGTTACTTTTCCCGAAAGCGTAGGCATGAATTCCGAAACATTGCAAAAGATTGACAGTATTGTGCTCGAAGCAATTGCCGATTCGGCAATGCCTGGCTGCCAGGTGCTTATTGCAAAAGACGGAGCCGTGATCTTTAACAGGTCTTACGGATACCACACCTATGATAAAAAACGGCCTGTAACGTATCAAACAATTTATGATGTTGCCTCCATTACAAAAGTTGCAGGCACTTTGCAGGCAATCATGTTCTTAAAAGAGCATGGGCTGCTGAATATGGACGCCAAAGCCTCCAAATACCTTCCTGAACTCAAAGGCACAAATAAAAAAGACCTGACCATCAGGCATATTATTACACACCAGGCAGGCCTGATCCCCTATATTGAATACTGGAAAAGAACCGTGGACTCTTCAGGAATGCTTAGCGACTCTTTTTATTCTAAAATTAAAAGTGAGAAATTTTGCAATCTTGTAGCTTTCCGGATGAAGGCAGGAATGGCTACTACCGATGGGAAAGTCCCAACCCTTGAGGGGAATCTGTTTTCAATTGCCGCAATGGAAGATTCTTTATGGAAGTGGACAATTAATTCTGAAATGAGAAAAAAGAAAAGGAGGAGAAGATATAAATATGGTTATAAATACAGCGACCTGGGATTTTATATTATGAAGCAGATTGCTGAAAAATTGTTAAATCAATCCATAGAATCGTTTTTAGAGCAGAATTTTTACGCACCCCTGGGCCTTCATTCACTGACTTATCAGCCGTTAGACAAATTTGGGATAGAAAATATCGCTCCCACAGAACGTGATACCAATTTCAGGAAAACTTTGGTATGGGGCACAGTGCATGATCCGGGAGCAGCCATGATTGGGGGTGTGGCAGGCCATGCCGGTATCTTTTCTAATGCAAACAGCCTGGCTGTATTGATGCAAATGAATATGCAGCATGGATATTATGGAGGAATGAGGTATTTAGCGCCTGCTACAATTCCTGAATTCACCGCCAGGCAATTTAAAAAGAACAGGCGCGGTTTGGGTTGGGACAAACCCGATCCTGACGGTCACGGCCCCACTTCAAATTTCGCTTCTGCCCATACTTATGGCCATTCCGGTTTCACCGGCACCTGCGTTTGGGTTGACCCGGATCGCCAGCTTATCTATGTGTTCCTTTCTAATCGGGTATATCCTGATGCCTTTAATACAAAACTCATCACAAAAAATATTCGTACGAGGATCCATAATGTTATTTATAGAGCGATGGAATAA